A single genomic interval of Brevibacillus brevis harbors:
- a CDS encoding alpha/beta fold hydrolase, with protein MDEALFSHVNRLQVEGGTLEYGVTGKPHAPALLLLHGIRNSKLLFAPILPALAERYRVIAVDIRGHGNSVSHGSFSFEQIVTDLIQLLEKEQLEQVTVVAASFSAVPAQMLAIRDPKRVASLVLLDGGYYSLGEVPGFNREKVVERLSTTRFSSVEEAERQFAERYGTRVMPEGWMRDELLKREDSSYGYRLPREAFSAYFQEYSIHSQPELFQQLTCPVLLLLADDSLLSKEEQQFHRQAVATYQRIVEQAKVKMIPEAQHLLMVTHPKETVNEIHDFLSK; from the coding sequence ATGGACGAAGCATTGTTTTCGCATGTGAATCGTTTGCAGGTAGAAGGGGGCACACTGGAGTACGGCGTCACCGGAAAGCCACATGCACCTGCGCTGCTGCTTTTGCATGGCATTCGCAACAGCAAGCTACTGTTTGCGCCAATCCTGCCAGCATTGGCAGAGAGATATCGGGTAATTGCGGTAGATATCCGTGGTCATGGGAATTCTGTGAGCCACGGTTCCTTTTCGTTTGAGCAAATCGTAACAGATTTGATTCAACTCTTGGAGAAAGAACAGCTCGAACAAGTAACGGTTGTCGCAGCGTCCTTTTCTGCTGTGCCTGCCCAGATGCTTGCGATTCGAGATCCCAAGCGCGTAGCTTCGCTCGTATTGCTGGATGGAGGCTACTATTCCTTGGGAGAAGTGCCCGGATTCAATAGAGAGAAGGTTGTCGAGCGGCTGTCTACCACGCGTTTTTCTTCTGTAGAGGAAGCGGAAAGGCAGTTCGCAGAGAGGTATGGTACGAGAGTGATGCCAGAGGGCTGGATGCGAGACGAGCTTTTGAAAAGGGAAGACAGCAGCTACGGATACCGTTTGCCGAGGGAGGCGTTCTCCGCTTATTTCCAAGAGTATAGCATTCATAGCCAACCGGAATTATTCCAGCAGTTGACATGCCCCGTGCTGCTACTGCTGGCTGACGACAGCTTATTGTCAAAAGAAGAGCAGCAGTTTCACCGACAGGCAGTTGCCACTTACCAGCGGATTGTGGAGCAGGCCAAGGTGAAAATGATACCGGAGGCACAACATTTGCTGATGGTCACGCATCCGAAAGAGACCGTGAACGAAATCCATGATTTTTTATCGAAATAA
- a CDS encoding energy-coupling factor transporter transmembrane component T, producing the protein MRNAHPSYALLVFVLLGLLPFLFQDPRALIILLVINIALIAKLGWELSMIKAYVLVGGIGSCFAVITWLPFTNVGTPYWSSTIPLIHYPVQITDVGVLWALGMGLRLANVALLSMYYVFTTSPREIAMGLRGIGVPFSISYLLSLIFRFIPLVKNDLAIIREAQMVRGMSTSEGNVSERIRKYSYLLVPLIFNSLKRVQLIANALDAKGFRMRNSQHRFYRSKRWKKTEVLTLVVGVCIVAALFYIARLHPDHIGVLIPGRI; encoded by the coding sequence ATGAGGAATGCCCATCCGAGCTATGCGCTGCTTGTATTCGTGCTGCTGGGCTTGCTCCCTTTTTTATTCCAGGACCCGCGTGCGCTTATTATTTTATTGGTGATAAACATTGCTCTAATTGCCAAGCTGGGCTGGGAGCTCTCCATGATTAAGGCGTATGTATTGGTTGGTGGAATCGGTTCGTGCTTTGCTGTGATTACGTGGCTGCCGTTTACCAATGTAGGCACTCCGTACTGGAGCAGCACCATTCCGTTGATCCACTATCCCGTGCAAATCACGGATGTCGGCGTCCTATGGGCATTGGGAATGGGACTTCGACTGGCAAATGTCGCGTTATTGTCGATGTACTATGTGTTTACAACTTCGCCCAGAGAAATAGCGATGGGACTTCGCGGGATTGGCGTTCCGTTTTCGATCAGCTATTTGCTCTCGCTCATTTTTCGTTTTATCCCCCTCGTCAAAAATGATTTGGCAATCATTCGGGAAGCGCAGATGGTACGAGGGATGTCGACGAGCGAAGGGAATGTTTCAGAGCGCATCAGGAAGTACAGTTATTTGCTCGTGCCGCTCATCTTCAACTCACTCAAGCGTGTGCAATTGATCGCCAATGCATTGGATGCCAAAGGCTTTCGCATGCGTAACAGTCAGCATCGGTTTTACCGCAGCAAACGATGGAAGAAAACAGAAGTACTCACACTAGTGGTTGGTGTATGTATCGTAGCCGCACTGTTTTACATCGCCAGGCTACATCCAGATCATATTGGTGTGCTGATTCCGGGGCGTATTTAG
- a CDS encoding energy-coupling factor ABC transporter ATP-binding protein has product MSVVIEFDEVWYGYEKEKPVLHGVSLQLKQGEFVAIIGGNGSGKTTLAKHCNGLYKPTQGTVKVNGLDTKALNVAHLSRIVAYCYQNPDHQIFHSTIKAEVAFGPKNMGWPPEKIEQAVAEALAAVGLSDKGEEEPHFSSKGTRQKIAVASILAMKPQVILLDEPTTGLDYRGMQEMMELVRHLHAEGHTIIVITHDMRLVAEYAQRVIVMHKGKLLCDGGPQHVFSQPQVLAAAQVEAPAMYRFGKEVGVHDPIPLTLTAMKKQLLGEGI; this is encoded by the coding sequence GTGAGTGTCGTCATTGAATTTGATGAGGTGTGGTATGGCTATGAAAAGGAAAAGCCGGTGCTGCATGGCGTTTCGCTTCAACTGAAACAGGGAGAATTCGTCGCGATCATCGGGGGAAATGGTTCCGGTAAAACGACATTGGCCAAGCATTGTAACGGTCTATACAAGCCGACACAGGGTACCGTCAAAGTGAATGGTCTTGATACCAAGGCGTTGAATGTTGCCCACCTATCGAGAATCGTGGCGTATTGTTATCAAAATCCTGATCATCAAATCTTTCATTCGACCATCAAGGCGGAGGTAGCATTTGGGCCCAAAAACATGGGCTGGCCGCCTGAAAAAATAGAGCAAGCTGTCGCGGAGGCGTTGGCAGCAGTGGGGTTATCCGACAAGGGCGAAGAAGAGCCTCATTTTTCGAGCAAAGGCACGCGGCAAAAGATTGCGGTGGCTTCGATTTTGGCGATGAAGCCGCAGGTGATCCTGCTGGACGAACCTACGACCGGTCTCGATTACCGTGGCATGCAAGAAATGATGGAGCTGGTGCGGCATTTGCACGCGGAAGGTCATACGATCATCGTCATCACGCATGATATGCGTTTGGTAGCGGAGTACGCTCAACGAGTGATCGTTATGCATAAAGGAAAGCTGCTATGCGACGGGGGCCCACAGCACGTATTTTCACAGCCGCAAGTATTAGCTGCTGCCCAAGTAGAAGCGCCTGCCATGTATCGTTTCGGGAAAGAAGTGGGTGTCCATGATCCGATTCCACTCACGCTAACCGCGATGAAAAAACAGTTGCTGGGAGAGGGGATCTAA
- a CDS encoding energy-coupling factor ABC transporter ATP-binding protein — protein sequence MRTEPLLRVNGVYWHYEEGAQPALADIHLALDPGEVVGIVGPAAAGKTTLLLTMSGLIPSNYGGHFVGSVESTSEQGIVFQDPETQFIGLTVEEELAFSLENAGWSDERIERRMAEVLDLIGLNGFATRSPLELSGGEKQRVAIASALSHSPQVLILDEPTSELDPVGAREVFSLLARLKQEKEMTIVVSSHATEELAAFCDRMILIAEGKIVLDQPTRQFFAQVDVLDEHGILVPDVIRLYHLLCQEGVLLASSAGVPLTVEELALHYKEAQLVREGSL from the coding sequence GTGAGAACAGAACCATTGCTGCGAGTAAACGGAGTCTATTGGCACTATGAAGAGGGAGCACAGCCTGCGCTAGCGGACATTCATCTGGCGCTTGATCCAGGGGAAGTAGTCGGTATAGTCGGACCTGCTGCCGCAGGGAAAACGACGCTGCTATTAACCATGTCGGGTCTGATTCCGTCTAACTACGGAGGACACTTCGTGGGGAGTGTCGAGTCCACAAGCGAGCAAGGCATCGTTTTTCAGGACCCGGAAACCCAGTTCATCGGGCTGACCGTCGAAGAGGAGCTTGCCTTTTCGCTTGAGAATGCCGGGTGGTCGGACGAGCGAATAGAACGACGAATGGCAGAGGTACTCGATCTGATCGGATTGAACGGCTTTGCTACTCGTTCGCCTCTTGAGCTTTCGGGGGGAGAAAAGCAGCGGGTGGCAATTGCATCCGCTCTTTCCCACAGTCCGCAGGTGCTCATTTTGGATGAGCCTACTTCTGAGCTAGACCCGGTGGGAGCGCGGGAGGTCTTCTCGCTTCTTGCACGGCTGAAGCAGGAAAAAGAAATGACGATTGTGGTATCGTCCCATGCGACAGAAGAGCTCGCGGCCTTTTGCGACCGAATGATTCTGATTGCAGAGGGGAAAATCGTGTTGGACCAGCCGACTCGGCAATTTTTTGCCCAAGTGGACGTGTTGGACGAGCATGGCATATTGGTCCCGGATGTCATCCGACTTTATCATTTGCTATGCCAGGAAGGCGTCTTGTTGGCGTCCTCTGCTGGTGTTCCCTTGACTGTTGAGGAGCTGGCACTCCACTACAAGGAAGCCCAGCTCGTTCGGGAGGGAAGCCTGTGA
- a CDS encoding QueT transporter family protein: MFSTLFRRKWTTVDYVLIVVTAALYAVAIIMLANIKLIPSVPIRPANALQPVFGMLFGLPGCIGLAFGNMVSDLLTGSAPPHAIAVGFFSNFMGGFIGLLAVSHPALKTKRSVLQYIVFVVMISSIVVACAILINVALGLTPKEVAVWYIPTVFLNQAISTAILGPILLKLLYPFVKRSGLYRGRPLQEFNYLGNESRIAR; encoded by the coding sequence ATGTTTTCGACTCTGTTCCGGCGGAAATGGACGACAGTGGATTACGTCCTGATTGTCGTCACTGCCGCGCTCTACGCTGTTGCTATTATTATGCTTGCCAATATCAAGCTCATTCCTTCCGTACCCATCCGTCCGGCCAATGCCCTTCAGCCCGTATTTGGCATGTTATTCGGCTTGCCGGGATGCATTGGTCTTGCCTTTGGAAATATGGTCAGTGATTTGTTAACCGGAAGCGCACCGCCTCATGCGATTGCGGTCGGTTTCTTTTCTAATTTTATGGGGGGCTTTATCGGGTTGCTTGCTGTGAGTCACCCTGCACTGAAAACAAAACGCAGCGTCCTTCAATATATCGTGTTTGTTGTCATGATCAGCTCGATTGTGGTAGCGTGCGCGATTTTGATTAACGTGGCACTGGGTCTGACACCAAAAGAAGTGGCGGTCTGGTACATCCCAACCGTGTTCTTGAACCAAGCCATTTCCACGGCGATTCTGGGACCAATCCTCTTGAAGCTGTTGTACCCATTCGTGAAGCGCTCTGGACTATACCGGGGCCGTCCCTTGCAGGAATTCAACTATCTCGGAAATGAAAGCAGGATCGCAAGGTGA
- a CDS encoding APC family permease, protein MNGRAELTRSLKLRHIVVIGLGYMAPMAVFDTFGIVSGETGGHVPAAYAVTLLAILFTAASYGKMVRLFPSAGTAYTYTQQTIHPYAGFLVGWASLLDYLFLPMINALLTGVYLSSVFPDVSTAWWIIGFIVLVTGLNVFRVTVTASVNSFLVLFQVVVVVLFAGLAIRGLMQGDGLGQVFNLRPFVSPDMSVIALLSGASILCFSFLGFDAVTTLTEETVDAKKTIPRGIMLVALAGGALFITASYFMQSLFPDVSVLSDPEAASAEIALFIGGTIFQLVFLAAALSSTLASGLVSVTSVTRLLYAMGRDGFLPQRWFGYVHPKLRTPLLNVLLVGVLMLFALYMDLLTATSFINFGALIAFSFVNISVIAYYFRKQKNKHIKDWWGFVLSPLIGTTFIAFLWVNLEATSMMLGLLWTFVGLIYLLYLVKVKKTNLEIVRFEE, encoded by the coding sequence GTGAACGGGAGAGCAGAACTAACACGTAGTTTGAAGTTGCGGCATATTGTCGTAATTGGACTGGGCTACATGGCCCCGATGGCCGTTTTTGACACCTTTGGCATTGTTTCTGGAGAAACGGGGGGGCACGTTCCTGCTGCTTATGCAGTCACACTTCTTGCGATCCTGTTTACGGCGGCAAGCTACGGAAAGATGGTACGGCTATTCCCTTCAGCAGGGACCGCGTATACGTATACGCAACAAACGATTCATCCCTATGCAGGATTTTTGGTAGGCTGGGCGTCTTTGCTGGATTATTTGTTTTTACCGATGATTAACGCCTTGTTGACGGGAGTATACCTATCATCTGTGTTTCCTGACGTGTCGACAGCGTGGTGGATTATTGGCTTCATTGTATTGGTGACGGGGTTAAACGTATTTCGCGTAACGGTAACCGCATCCGTTAACTCGTTTCTGGTACTGTTTCAAGTCGTGGTCGTCGTGTTGTTTGCGGGATTGGCAATCCGTGGCCTTATGCAAGGTGACGGGCTTGGGCAAGTATTCAACCTGCGGCCATTTGTGTCACCGGATATGTCTGTCATTGCCCTGCTTTCAGGTGCGTCGATTCTTTGCTTTTCCTTCCTTGGCTTTGATGCCGTAACCACGCTAACGGAGGAAACCGTCGATGCGAAAAAGACGATTCCTCGCGGGATTATGCTCGTAGCACTCGCAGGAGGAGCGTTATTTATTACAGCATCTTATTTCATGCAATCATTATTTCCTGATGTTTCGGTATTGTCTGATCCAGAAGCAGCCTCTGCGGAGATTGCTTTGTTTATTGGTGGGACGATCTTTCAATTGGTGTTTTTAGCGGCAGCGTTGTCTTCGACACTGGCATCCGGGCTCGTATCTGTCACGAGCGTAACGCGCTTATTGTACGCAATGGGAAGAGATGGATTTTTGCCGCAACGATGGTTCGGTTATGTTCATCCGAAGCTGAGAACTCCATTGCTTAACGTCTTGCTGGTCGGAGTGTTGATGCTGTTCGCTCTGTACATGGATTTGCTAACCGCCACGTCCTTTATTAACTTCGGTGCGCTGATCGCCTTTAGCTTTGTAAACATCAGTGTAATAGCGTACTATTTCCGCAAACAAAAGAACAAGCATATCAAGGATTGGTGGGGCTTCGTGTTGTCTCCACTCATCGGGACAACGTTCATCGCCTTTTTGTGGGTCAACCTGGAAGCAACGTCCATGATGCTCGGCTTGCTCTGGACCTTTGTTGGCTTGATCTATTTGTTGTATTTGGTGAAGGTCAAGAAAACCAATTTGGAAATAGTGAGGTTTGAGGAGTAG
- a CDS encoding glutamine--tRNA ligase/YqeY domain fusion protein, translating into MISLENKVAASNFIRNIMIDDLQEGKVKEIITRFPPEPNGYLHIGHAKAICLNFELAREFSGKANLRFDDTNPVKEDIEYVEAIKRDVQWLGFEWDGLFFASDYFEEMYNRAVLLIKKGLAYVDDLSPEEMRKMRGTWTEPGTDSPFRNRSVEENLDLFARMRQGEFKDGEKVLRAKIDMASQNFNMRDPVLYRISHATHHNTGDKWCIYPMYDFAHPLEDAIEGVTHSLCSLEFEDHRPLYDWVVRECEMEKVPRQYEFARLNLTNTVMSKRKLKQLVDENVVDGWDDPRMPTIAGFRRRGYTPEAIRTFAREVGVARANSTVDEKMLEYFIREDLKLKAPRTMAVLNPLKVVITNYPEGQVEMLEAEINPENPEMGNREIPFSREIYIEQDDFMENPPSKYFRLFPGNEVRLKHAYFIKCNDVVKDADGNVIEIHCTYDPETKSGSGFTGRKVKGTIHWVDATNAVPAEFRLYEPLIMDEEDAEGTFLDNVNPNSLEVLQGYVEPNMKETKPQDKYQFFRHGYFNVDPKHTTDDKLVFNRIVSLKSSFELPKA; encoded by the coding sequence TTGATTTCATTGGAAAACAAGGTAGCGGCATCCAATTTTATCCGCAATATCATGATTGATGACTTGCAAGAGGGCAAAGTAAAGGAAATCATTACCCGCTTTCCCCCAGAACCGAACGGGTATCTTCATATTGGACATGCAAAAGCAATCTGCCTCAACTTTGAGTTGGCACGTGAATTTTCTGGCAAGGCCAACCTTCGATTTGACGATACCAACCCGGTAAAGGAAGACATCGAATACGTAGAGGCCATCAAAAGGGACGTTCAATGGCTTGGCTTCGAATGGGACGGGCTGTTTTTTGCATCTGATTACTTTGAAGAGATGTACAACCGGGCGGTGCTGTTGATTAAAAAAGGTCTGGCTTATGTAGACGATCTGTCTCCCGAAGAAATGCGTAAAATGCGTGGGACATGGACAGAGCCTGGCACAGATAGTCCGTTCCGCAACCGATCTGTGGAGGAAAACCTGGACCTGTTTGCACGGATGCGCCAAGGGGAATTCAAGGACGGAGAAAAGGTGCTGCGTGCGAAAATCGATATGGCTTCTCAGAACTTCAACATGCGTGATCCGGTTCTGTATCGGATCTCCCATGCAACGCATCACAACACGGGCGACAAATGGTGCATCTATCCGATGTACGACTTCGCTCATCCGTTGGAGGATGCCATTGAGGGCGTGACACACTCCCTGTGCTCACTGGAATTCGAAGATCATCGTCCGTTGTATGACTGGGTAGTCCGCGAGTGCGAAATGGAGAAGGTACCACGCCAGTACGAATTTGCTCGCTTGAATCTGACCAATACCGTTATGAGTAAACGCAAGCTGAAACAGCTTGTCGATGAGAATGTAGTAGACGGATGGGATGACCCGCGTATGCCAACCATCGCAGGCTTCCGTCGTCGTGGCTATACACCGGAAGCAATTCGTACATTCGCTCGTGAAGTAGGGGTAGCGCGCGCTAACAGCACGGTTGACGAAAAAATGCTGGAGTATTTCATCCGTGAGGACCTGAAGCTGAAGGCACCACGTACGATGGCTGTTTTGAATCCGTTGAAGGTCGTCATCACGAATTATCCGGAAGGACAAGTCGAGATGCTCGAAGCGGAGATCAATCCAGAGAACCCGGAAATGGGCAATCGTGAAATTCCGTTCTCCCGCGAAATCTACATTGAGCAGGACGACTTCATGGAAAACCCGCCGAGCAAGTATTTCCGCCTGTTCCCGGGAAATGAAGTGCGTCTGAAGCACGCGTACTTCATTAAATGCAATGACGTTGTGAAGGATGCAGATGGCAACGTGATCGAGATTCATTGCACGTATGACCCTGAGACGAAGAGCGGCAGCGGTTTTACAGGTCGTAAGGTAAAAGGTACAATTCACTGGGTAGATGCAACCAATGCGGTTCCTGCTGAATTCCGTTTGTACGAGCCATTGATTATGGATGAGGAAGACGCAGAGGGTACTTTCCTCGACAACGTTAACCCGAATTCGTTGGAAGTGCTGCAAGGCTATGTGGAGCCAAATATGAAAGAAACCAAGCCACAAGACAAGTATCAATTTTTCCGTCATGGCTATTTCAATGTCGATCCGAAGCATACGACAGATGATAAGCTCGTATTCAACCGGATTGTATCGTTGAAGAGTTCCTTTGAACTGCCAAAAGCCTAG
- a CDS encoding SET domain-containing protein: MMHPDTELRYINDEIGYGVFATRFIPKGTIVWAQDNLDQVLDPGFVERLDSLRKQDVQKYSFKNQFGKYILCWDKARYVNHSFHANCVPTMYDMELAARDIQPGEELTDDYGTLNLDEPFDCLPESDTERSRVMPDDLLRYYPQWDRIAAEAFQRFNHVEQPLLHLISPKHLETIRGITEQRVAIDSVIHLYCRSQWQTRQQWKT; this comes from the coding sequence ATGATGCATCCCGATACAGAATTGCGCTATATCAACGATGAGATCGGGTACGGTGTGTTTGCGACAAGGTTTATCCCAAAAGGAACGATTGTATGGGCACAGGATAATTTGGACCAGGTATTGGACCCGGGATTTGTGGAAAGACTTGATTCATTACGAAAACAGGACGTACAAAAATATTCGTTCAAGAACCAGTTCGGAAAGTACATTCTTTGTTGGGATAAGGCAAGGTACGTGAACCACAGCTTTCATGCGAATTGCGTGCCGACCATGTATGATATGGAATTGGCTGCACGGGATATTCAGCCGGGTGAAGAGTTGACTGATGATTATGGAACGTTAAATCTGGATGAACCTTTTGATTGTTTGCCCGAGTCCGACACGGAACGCTCCCGCGTAATGCCCGATGACTTGCTTCGATATTACCCGCAGTGGGATCGGATTGCTGCGGAAGCCTTCCAACGTTTCAATCATGTTGAACAGCCTTTGCTGCATCTGATTTCCCCGAAGCATCTCGAAACGATTCGTGGGATCACGGAGCAGCGCGTTGCCATTGATTCTGTCATTCATCTGTATTGCAGGTCACAATGGCAAACGAGGCAGCAATGGAAGACGTGA
- the ggt gene encoding gamma-glutamyltransferase — protein sequence MSFWKKLSTVALTAVIGLSTFSGVQAANRPTSMSPNAMVTTPHYLATAAALKTLEDGGNAVDAAITAASTLAVVYPHYTSIGGDNFWLIYNAKTKELKALNGSGRAGEKATIDYYKNKGYEKIPSRGYESANTVPGVVSGWWEAYNYAHKSMGNSKLQWNRLLEPAIGYAENGYPVTPNQVYWTKYATDPTDNDLKNLQRFDGFRKTFLKPNGDPYAAGEILKQKDLANTLRIIAKKGADGFYKGEVAKKIVADMQANGGLLTLKDFEKHTSTWADPISVDYRGYKAYNVPPNSQGMASLSILNVLNNFDLKSMGEGTPDYYHTIVEATKQSFADRDKWLTDPAFVDIPVDELLSKQHGKDLAARIDMKQAAKSVEPLDPKGDTTWFGIVDKDGNAVSIIQSHYFDWGSGIVAKDTGILMQNRGSYFSLDPKHINHLEPGKRTFHTINPAMLFKGDKPYLLYGTQGGEGQPQTQAALVTRIIDFGFSVQDAIEAPRWLHGRNWGSSSNNLKVESRIPQEVLDELIKRGHPVEKLEAAYTDTMGQSGAILIDPQTNVKFGGADPRGEGAAMGY from the coding sequence ATGTCATTCTGGAAGAAACTCTCGACCGTCGCGCTGACTGCTGTCATCGGGCTATCAACATTCTCTGGGGTACAAGCTGCTAACCGTCCAACATCGATGTCACCGAACGCAATGGTGACGACTCCTCACTATCTGGCTACGGCTGCGGCCCTAAAAACATTGGAAGACGGTGGAAATGCAGTAGATGCTGCTATTACAGCCGCTTCCACATTAGCTGTCGTCTATCCTCATTACACATCCATTGGTGGAGATAACTTCTGGCTCATCTACAATGCCAAAACCAAAGAGCTGAAGGCGCTGAACGGCAGTGGTCGCGCAGGCGAAAAGGCAACCATCGACTATTACAAAAACAAAGGCTACGAAAAAATCCCGTCCCGCGGTTATGAATCGGCAAACACTGTCCCTGGTGTCGTCTCCGGCTGGTGGGAGGCGTACAACTACGCCCATAAAAGCATGGGCAACAGTAAGCTTCAATGGAACAGACTGCTGGAGCCTGCCATTGGATACGCAGAGAATGGATATCCAGTCACCCCTAACCAAGTATATTGGACGAAATACGCGACAGATCCAACTGACAATGACTTGAAAAACCTTCAACGTTTTGATGGATTCCGTAAAACATTCCTGAAGCCAAACGGCGATCCTTATGCAGCAGGCGAAATTCTCAAACAAAAGGATCTTGCCAATACTTTGCGAATCATTGCAAAAAAAGGCGCTGACGGTTTTTATAAAGGAGAAGTTGCTAAAAAAATCGTAGCAGACATGCAAGCCAACGGTGGATTGCTCACGTTGAAAGATTTTGAGAAGCACACCTCCACTTGGGCAGATCCAATTTCGGTAGACTACCGCGGTTACAAAGCGTACAATGTTCCGCCTAACTCCCAAGGCATGGCATCGCTCTCTATTCTTAATGTTTTGAATAACTTTGACCTCAAGAGCATGGGTGAAGGAACACCCGATTACTATCACACGATTGTAGAAGCTACCAAACAGTCTTTTGCTGACCGCGACAAATGGCTGACTGACCCTGCCTTTGTGGATATCCCTGTGGATGAACTGTTGTCCAAGCAGCACGGGAAAGATTTAGCTGCGCGCATTGATATGAAGCAAGCCGCCAAATCCGTAGAACCGCTTGATCCAAAAGGAGATACAACCTGGTTCGGGATCGTCGACAAAGATGGAAATGCAGTGTCCATCATTCAGAGTCACTATTTTGACTGGGGTTCCGGCATCGTAGCGAAAGATACGGGCATCCTTATGCAAAACCGCGGAAGCTATTTCTCTTTGGACCCTAAACACATCAATCACTTGGAACCAGGAAAACGCACCTTCCACACAATTAACCCAGCTATGCTCTTTAAAGGGGACAAGCCTTATCTTCTCTACGGAACACAAGGGGGAGAAGGACAGCCGCAAACGCAAGCCGCTCTCGTCACGCGTATCATCGACTTTGGTTTCAGCGTGCAAGACGCAATCGAAGCGCCGAGATGGCTGCATGGACGCAACTGGGGATCTTCTTCCAACAATCTAAAGGTGGAAAGCCGCATCCCTCAAGAAGTCCTGGACGAGTTGATTAAACGTGGGCATCCAGTAGAAAAGCTGGAAGCAGCCTATACCGATACGATGGGACAGTCCGGCGCAATCCTGATTGACCCGCAAACCAATGTAAAATTTGGCGGTGCTGACCCTCGCGGTGAAGGCGCTGCAATGGGATATTGA